A single region of the Oxyura jamaicensis isolate SHBP4307 breed ruddy duck chromosome 6, BPBGC_Ojam_1.0, whole genome shotgun sequence genome encodes:
- the MKI67 gene encoding proliferation marker protein Ki-67 isoform X3 — translation MPLFGKIIVIKRNGTDGIHFPLTASSCLFGRLNCLQDLNSFIQLRRTECDIRIQLPQVSKEHCKIEVNENEEAILTNLSTVNPTQLNGSCFQQPVPLKHGDVLTIIDRSFRFEYPLQSTPRRRRSRSPKDESRQVAEVELLRKQTSGPKRSADHSECEEQNADENKQSTEKNMCKALPVKLQTPTSSYKIKQSIKKENEMSPFSKLYETLKYEIKVKKPLQEGNVPGKEAGKGALQEPSAQIASSCDPVSLTKEKEIGISENNEECKMKQDVIGSEFNQISTVGSATKKCFTRSPRTSLSKEMRKGRRSNLQDHKEVSTPGKSKGTEVTAKTPKPSKENDRNAACLLEPCSIERLGEVKIYSSAIRAEKIAQKTKMTNVSEVDKHVSTPTPRRKSPRSCFMSPTKEATGMDSVNIGTPTTRGGALLEHNSLSEISAEIQREDSVCRNDSLQQLPLGENKCLKQRRNSKQHTPRKSAKVEVLKEICDQANVNTKKRDSESPVSDSKSPRRNVRQSKEFVNKSILSETPISGEVTSKLASPASQKSGSGRKRGRPRSSELQTEKALETNAVQEHHNKTVDSQDSGTQQDLATNGCDQQSDLEDASVPRPQRLSSKRSSGSANVLEGNEAVSEMHVSDLLAEEESGNTKRVSQKRKSGDLLPQPLGKRKRVSFGGHLSPELFDKSLPPNSPLKRGAIPARLSLPFGDSPRAVLKKAQGLRHFAVQELSVQLEKEEMSPKKMPAQTPPAASSPDSGKATPQLTMSSPAPYTKGRFSVSHVTTPSPIAEEQSSVAKDMNTEEKNSGQVKTPTSDHVSQDDKTSMATPNKLTKSSQRSSKKTPLKRRSGAVAVINSKRRSGASTANLLVAKSWAEVVKLGVVRPQTKAVKKRTQKGRPVKKITQSPKTPGRKIKGHFSTGHAESPPTIVVGRAYSTTVRTAGQVPKVVKNPISKQNLNMDDSFIGLFDLFENPENRTGRRSPSSTVNDSDVTSTCATMETSELYASEESGEMVVSSSNIPDSSGEQLDCQAISYSLREKESPQSVFEITSTKNPGRGKAELEEDLDVDSVSIIAEKQESQVKLASKRKTPDQKLESVEVASGIEQLLRTPQKKPEPAEVLSGIKQLMKTPKQKPEPAEVGSENVMDPKQEGAGTPCANDSREYGGNKTVLEYKGNTSQGKDSQQKLSASEDHSTQRRTRGRPRKTAHPPSIKQCEKDLNLKELQRLEKKSIQEEMGEISSSTSVAKNTRRGRRTNPCVEKEIVSKHPDEKAVETVSLVETQADTQRPRRGKTKEPKELKHLSEDLESSEKDSSVLQKDPANRKQTLQEYDINDTSVTEDDQSRKTEGVSSSTQDENYQLQTDLKKSENPSDKGSVEDREETLLSHQERSRGMKNMGNTEALLPPKRGRRARNELVEQASSEELHGTRRKLRKDQSAKLLQGDERTSETAPTEESENSPKIEVKVTEKRGKSSRNARKHPAGVKADMCGVAPENTQNVQKAKETSSETVTETQSPTKNERKVSLGDEAENAQEKTTRSSQRLTSESPSGETDTMPITVLNSEANRSSVRGANRTRNRRGKKDSSEKKGDEFAQDVNSLGLKPKYKSETEESSPKESSASSCVEQSHQVMKDQNNTAEVSVTALNGDSVAYRRQKRTRNEQEANEPKQTEILQENHTQNNGSTHQRVRGRKVHFKFEASSEALGEERNLPGNEEGMACKNDQHEASEKPLQVRRSRRRQVDSIPQAACSTFMEKETLIKDHSKDETFVKDQDPALEAIPSSTEEVPLRGRRRREVAVASQTVSSLPLRKKRGLLEGDDKKMTVKEDQNPALGNNTAEAKSSASLRRKRGLSETDKEESTNEEQNMLLESASCAKAKPLGRGRRKETPPVSHTTNCISLRRKRGLPADNGGEEAPKDQNVPLGTVVSGLKEDQQKRGRRNEAAVLLEATSSTPAQGKRSLSRESSRKNNHREAKKMTSEKPLSEEKMDLSKGNSGKKISITSLAVSSSSLQGLPQDGKNETPEEQQGILLEVTPSAQGNPSKAGRRKIVPSKSEETSAPSLREKLVLPEDRGQKGALKEGEGTALENNSSQEKHRQLRNKRRNVQLKSAAATSLRLNGNLPENGNISEAQCLKPTGSEENNQSGKGNEVNPTQQTTSRRRKCLLPADDLPPKKLKSEKNENRSPKKGKRNKTEEKLEGDAKTTQAAGGTNRTTRASTRASARMRK, via the exons ATGCCGCTCTTCGGGAAAATAATCGTAATTAAACGGAATGGGACCGATGGAATTCACTTTCCACTCACTGCAAGCTCTTGTTTATTCGGAAG acttaatTGTCTTCAGGATCTCAACTCTTTTATCCAATTAAG GAGAACAGAATGTGACATCCGCATCCAGTTGCCTCAGGTCTCGAAAGAACATTGTAAAATCGAAGTAAATGAAAACGAGGAG gCAATATTGACAAATTTAAGCACAGTAAATCCCACGCAGCTGAATGGAAGCTGTTTTCAGCAACCCGTACCTCTGAAGCACGGGGATGTGTTAACTATTATTGATCGTTCTTTCAG GTTTGAATATCCTCTCCAATCAACTCCAAGAAGGAGGCGTTCCAGATCTCCAAAAGATGAATCACGGCAG GTGGCAGAAGTGGAGTTATTACGTAAGCAAACTTCAGGACCTAAAAGATCTGCAG ATCATTCTGAGTGCGAAGAACAAAATGCTGACGAAAATAAACAAAGTACGGAGAAAAATATGTGCAAAGCCTTACCAGTTAAGCTACAAACACCTACATCTTCATATAAGATAAAACAAtctattaaaaaggaaaatgaaatgtctcCCTTTAGTAAACTctatgaaacactgaaatatgagattaaagtgaaaaaacctctgcaagaaggaaatgtacCTGGAAAAGAAGCTGGTAAGGGTGCTCTGCAAGAACCAAGTGCTCAAATTGCATCAAGTTGTGATCCTGTAAGCCTGactaaagagaaagaaattggcataagtgaaaataatgaagaatgtaaaatgaaacaagacGTAATTGGTTCAGAATTTAATCAGATCTCAACGGTAGGAAGTGCTACCAAGAAGTGTTTTACCCGAAGTCCTCGAACTTCTCTTTcaaaggagatgagaaaagGTAGGAGAAGTAACTTGCAAGATCATAAGGAAGTAAGTACGCCAGGTAAATCTAAAGGCACTGAGGTGACTGCCAAAACACCCAAACCCAGTAAGGAGAACGACAGAAACGCAGCGTGTTTGCTGGAGCCATGCTCCATAGAACGCTTGGGTGAGGTGAAAATCTACAGCTCTGCAATAAGAGCAGAGAAAATAGCacaaaaaacaaagatgacaaatgtttctgaagtaGATAAACATGTGTCTACACCAACCCCCAGAAGGAAGAGTCCTCGATCTTGTTTCATGTCACCTACCAAAGAAGCTACAGGGATGGATTCTGTAAATATTGGTACTCCCACAACTCGAGGAGGTGCGTTGTTGGAACACAACtctctttcagaaatttcagctgaaattcaaaGGGAAGATTCAGTGTGCAGAAATGATAGCCTCCAACAACTGCCtttgggagaaaataaatgcttaaaacaGAGACGGAATAGTAAACAACATACACCAAGAAAATCGGCAAAAGTAGAAGTGCTGAAAGAAATCTGTGATCAGGCAAATGTGAACacaaaaaagagagattctGAGTCTCCTGTTTCTGATTCCAAGAGTCCCAGAAGAAATGTCAGACAAAGTAAAGAATTTGTAAACAAAAGCATCCTTTCAGAGACACCAATTTCAGGAGAGGTAACATCAAAACTGGCTTCTCCTGCAAGTCAGAAATCTGgctctggaagaaaaaggggTAGGCCAAGGAGCTCTGAACTGCAAACTGAGAAAGCACTGGAGACAAATGCAGTTCAAGAACACCACAATAAGACTGTAGACAGCCAGGACAGCGGAACTCAACAAGATCTGGCCACCAATGGGTGTGATCAGCAATCAGATTTGGAAGATGCCAGTGTTCCAAGACCTCAGAGATTATCGTCAAAAAGGTCTTCTGGAAGTGCTAATGTACTGGAAGGCAATGAGGCTGTTTCAGAAATGCATGTTTCTGACCTGTTGGCTGAAGAAGAATCAGGTAAC ACAAAAAGAGTATCTCAGAAGAGGAAGAGCGGTGATCTGTTACCTCAGCCtttaggaaagaggaaaagagtgTCCTTTGGTGGTCATCTAAGTCCAGAGCTCTTTGACAAAAGTTTGCCTCCCAACTCGCCCCTTAAAAGAGGTGCAATTCCTGCGAGACTGAGCTTACCGTTTGGAGACTCCCCCCGCGCAGTGCTGAAAAAGGCTCAGGGACTGAGGCACTTTGCCGTGCAG gaACTTTCTGTACaattggaaaaagaagaaatgtcacCCAAAAAAATGCCAGCCCAGACACCCCCAGCTGCCTCTTCCCCTGACTCTGGAAAAGCAACACCGCAGCTTACTATGAGCTCTCCAGCACCTTACACAAAAGGACGTTTCTCTGTTTCACACGTCACAACACCATCGCCAattgcagaagagcagagcagtgttGCAAAAGATATGaatacagaggagaaaaatagtgGCCAAGTGAAAACACCTACCTCTGATCATGTCAGCCAAGATGATAAAACCTCAATGGCAACACCtaacaaattaacaaaaagtTCACAACGTAGCTCGAAGAAGACTCCCCTGAAGAGGAGAAGTGGTGCTGTAGCAGTTATCAATTCAAAAAGAAGAAGCGGTGCCTCTACTGCCAATTTGCTAG ttgcGAAATCTTGGGCAGAAGTGGTAAAACTTGGTGTTGTAAGACCACAAACAAAGGCTGTTAAAAAACGTACCCAGAAAGGAAGACCAGTGAAGAAGATAACACAGTCACCAAAG aCTCCcggaagaaaaatcaaaggtCATTTTAGCACAGGTCATGCAGAGTCTCCTCCTACAATAGTTGTAGGTAGAGCTTACTCTACCACTGTTAGAACAGCTGGACAGGTCCCTAAAGTGGTGAAAAATCCCATCTCGAAACAAAACTTGAATATGGATGACAGCTTCATAG GACTGTTTGATCTCTTTGAAAATCCAGAAAATAGGACTGGAAGAAGATCACCTTCGAGCACTGTTAATGACAGTGATGTTACATCAACGTGCGCCACAATGGAAACTTCTGAACTGTATGCTTCTGAAGAATCTG GAGAGATGGTGGTGTCATCATCAAATATCCCAGATTCTTCAGGAGAGCAACTGGATTGTCAAGCCATCTCCTATTCTCTGAGAGAGAAGGAATCTCCACAGTCTGTATTTGAAATAACATCCACCAAAAATcctggaagaggaaaagctgagTTGGAAGAAGATCTTGATGTGGATAGTGTGTCGATAATTGCAGAGAAACAAGAATCTCAGGTGAAATTGGCAAGTAAAAGGAAAACTCCAGATCAGAAGTTGGAGTCGGTTGAGGTTGCGTCAGGCATTGAGCAGCTATTAAGGACCCCACAGAAAAAGCCAGAACCGGCTGAGGTCCTGTCGGGCATCAAGCAGCTCATGAAGACCCCAAAACAGAAACCAGAGCCAGCTGAG GTCGGGTCGGAAAATGTTATGGATCCAAAGCAAGAAGGTGCTGGAACTCCTTGTGCTAATGACAGTCGTGAATATG GTgggaataaaactgttttagaaTATAAAGGAAATACTTCACAAGGTAAAGATTCTCAACAGAAGTTGTCAGCTAGTGAAGACCACTCTACCCAGAGACGAACAAGGGGCAGACCAAGGAAGACTGCACATCCACCTTCAATAAAGCAGTGTGAAAAGgatttgaatttaaaagaacTGCAAcgcctggagaagaagagcaTCCAAGAAGAGATGGGAGAGATCAGTTCTTCAACTTCAGTAGCTAAAAATACAAGAAGAGGGAGGAGAACAAATCCTTGCgtagaaaaagaaattgtttcaaAGCATCCTGATGAGAAAGCAGTTGAAACTGTTTCACTTGTGGAAACTCAAGCTGATACTCAAAGACCAAGAAGAGGTAAAACTAAAGAACCAAAGGAGTTAAAACATCTGAGTGAGGATCTTGAATCTAGTGAAAAAGATTCTTCAGTGCTACAAAAAGATCCTGCAAATAGGAAACAGACTTTGCAGGAGTATGACATCAATGACACATCTGTAACTGAAGACGATcaaagcagaaagacagaaggtGTATCTAGTAGCACTCAGGATGAAAATTATCAACTGCAAACAGAtcttaaaaaatctgaaaacccATCTGACAAAGGTAGTGTAGAAGACAGGGAAGAAACCCTTCTATCGCATCAGGAGAGGTCTAGAGGAATGAAAAACATGGGAAACACAGAAGCACTGCTTCCACCCAAAAGAGGAAGACGAGCTAGGAATGAACTGGTTGAACAAGCTTCTTCAGAGGAGCTTCATGGGACAAGAAGGAAACTTCGTAAAGACCAATCAGCAAAATTACTACAAGGTGATGAGCGGACTTCTGAGACTGCCCCCACAGAAGAATCTGAAAACAGCCCTAAAATTGAAGTAAAGGTAACAGAAAAAAGAGGTAAATCTTCAAGAAATGCTAGAAAACACCCAGCGGGAGTAAAAGCAGACATGTGCGGGGTGGCAcctgaaaatacacagaatgttcagaaagcaaaggaaacttCAAGTGAAACTGTTACCGAAACACAATCGCCCACCAAAAATGAGAGGAAAGTATCTCTGGGAGATGAAGCAGAAAATGCTCAGGAAAAGACTACACGGTCATCTCAAAGATTAACATCAGAGTCACCTTCTGGAGAGACAGATACAATGCCAATTACTGTTCTGAACTCGGAAGCAAACCGAAGCTCAGTACGAGGAGCAAACAGGACTAgaaacaggagagggaaaaaagactcttcagagaaaaagggTGATGAATTTGCCCAGGATGTAAACAGCCTAGGTCTTAAGCCCAAATATAAGTCAGAAACAGAGGAATCTTCTCCCAAAGAGTCTTCAGCCTCTAGCTGTGTCGAGCAGTCACACCAAGTAATGAAAGACCAGAACAACACAGCTGAGGTGTCAGTAACTGCTCTAAACGGTGACAGTGTTGCTTATAGACGTCAAAAACGGACAAGAAATGAGCAGGAAGCAAATGaaccaaaacaaactgaaatccTGCAAGAGaatcacacacaaaataatgGAAGCACACATCAAAGAGTTAGAGGtagaaaagttcattttaaatttgaagcCAGTTCTGAAGCTCtaggagaagaaaggaatttACCTGGGAACGAGGAAGGAATGGCATGCAAAAATGATCAACATGAGGCTTCAGAAAAGCCTTTACAAGTAAGGAGGAGCAGAAGAAGGCAAGTTGATTCCATTCCACAAGCAGCTTGCTCTACCTTTATGGAAAAGGAAACCTTAATTAAAGATCATAGTAAAGATGAGACTTTTGTAAAAGATCAAGATCCAGCTTTGGAAGCTATTCCCTCTTCAACAGAAGAAGTTCCGCTGAGAGGCCGAAGAAGGCGAGAGGTTGCTGTAGCATCACAAACAGTGAGTTCTCTTCCTCTCAGAAAAAAACGTGGGTTGCTAGAAGGTGATGATAAAAAGATGACTGTGAAAGAAGATCAAAATCCAGCACTGGGAAATAACACAGCAGAGGCAAAAAGTTCAGCTTCTCTCCGGAGAAAACGTGGCTTGTCAGAAACTGATAAGGAGGAGAGTACTAATGAGGAACAAAACATGCTTTTGGAATCTGCATCCTGTGCAAAAGCAAAGCCATTAGGAAggggcagaaggaaggaaactCCTCCAGTGTCACACACAACTAATTGCATTTCTCTTAGAAGAAAACGTGGCTTGCCAGCAGATAATGGTGGAGAAGAGGCTCCTAAAGATCAAAATGTTCCACTAGGAACAGTTGTTTCAGGTCTAAAAGAAGATCAACagaaaagaggcagaaggaaTGAAGCTGCCGTCTTGTTAGAAGCCACAAGTTCTACTCCTGCTCAGGGAAAACGTAGCTTatccagagaaagcagcagaaagaataaTCATAGGGAAGctaaaaaaatgacttctgaaaaacccctttctgaagaaaaaatggatCTTTCAAAAGGGAACTCAGGGAAAAAGATTAGTATCACTTCACTGGCTGTTAGTTCTAGTTCACTTCAAGGTTTGCCACAAGATGGTAAGAATGAAACTCCAGAGGAGCAACAGGGTATACTTTTGGAAGTAACCCCATCAGCACAAGGAAATCCATCGaaagcaggcagaaggaaaatagTTCCTTCCAAATCTGAAGAAACTAGTGCACCTTCTCTCAGGGAAAAGCTTGTCTTGCCTGAAGACAGAGGTCAAAAAGGAGCCCTTAAAGAAGGTGAAGGTACAGCTCTGGAAAACAATTCATCCCAGGAAAAACATAGGCAACTGAGAAATAAGAGGAGAAATGTACAACTCAAATCGGCGGCAGCTACTTCTCTTCGCCTTAATGGCAACTTGCCTGAAAATGGCAACATTTCGGAAGCTCAGTGTTTGAAACCCACTggttctgaagaaaataatcagtcTGGAAAAGGAAACGAGGTTAACCCTACCCAACAGACAACTTCTCgcagaagaaaatgtctgtTGCCAGCAGATGACTTACCAcccaaaaaattaaaatcag AGA aaaatgaaaacagatcgccaaaaaaaggaaaaagaaacaaaactgaagaaaaacttgAAGGCGATGCAAAGACAACTCAGGCTGCTGGAGGGACAAACAGGACAACACGAGCAAGCACAAGAGCAAGTGCAAGAATGAGAAAATAG